In Bufo gargarizans isolate SCDJY-AF-19 chromosome 6, ASM1485885v1, whole genome shotgun sequence, a single genomic region encodes these proteins:
- the TTYH2 gene encoding protein tweety homolog 2, translated as MLSFGLITVLLSWASLALETSAAVGTSDFCVAPDKFIMNMTQDHISAEVVHYYLYCSQSLKNPFQQTLNVFQKSLTTMQIQIQGLLQFAVPIFPTAQKDLQGIQLLLNTSESNLHQLTALLDCRGLHKDYLEALIGICYDGVEGLLYLGLFSLLAAFAFTSMVCAVPQAWKHLVARDRDYNDIDEEDPFNPQARRIAVHNPNRGQLRSFCSYSSSLGSQASLQPPGQTISNAPMAEYMNQAALFGGNPRYENVPLIGRGSPPPTYSPSMRATYLSVTEEPSNIYGNEYPA; from the exons ATGTTGAGTTTTGGGCTGATAACGGTGTTATTAAGCTGGGCCTCCTTAGCCCTGGAAACGTCGGCTGCGGTG GGCACCAGTGATTTCTGCGTGGCACCAGACAAATTCATCATGAACATGACACAAGATCACATCAGCGCAG AAGTCGTCCATTATTACTTGTACTGCAGCCAGAGTCTGAAGAACCCCTTCCAGCAG ACCCTGAACGTCTTCCAGAAGTCGCTGACCACCATGCAAATCCAGATACAAGGCTTACTTCAGTTTGCCGTGCCCATATTTCCTACTGCCCAG AAAGATCTCCAGGGCATCCAACTGCTGCTGAACACGTCTGAGTCTAACCTGCACCAGCTCACCGCTCTGCTGGACTGCCGAGGACTCCATAAG GATTACTTGGAGGCCCTTATCGGCATCTGCTACGACGGAGTGGAAGGACTTCTTTATCTCGGCCTCTTCTCTCTCCTGGCAGCATTTGCCTTCACCTCCATGGTATGTGCCGTACCACAAGCCTGGAAGCATCTGGTGGCAAG agaccGCGATTACAACGACATTGATGAGGAAGATCCCTTTAACCCTCAGGCCCGTCGCATAGCGGTGCACAACCCCAACCGGGGGCAGCTGAGGAGCTTCTGCAGTTACAGCAGCAGTCTGGGCAGCCAGGCCAGTCTGCAGCCGCCAGGTCAAACCATCTCCAACGCTCCCATGGCCGAATACAT GAACCAAGCAGCGCTTTTTGGTGGTAATCCTCGCTACGAAAACGTTCCACTCATCGGGAGAGGATCGCCCCCACCCACG taTTCCCCAAGTATGAGGGCGACCTACCTTTCCGTCACTGAAGAGCCATCCAATATTTATGGCAACGAGTATCCAgcttag